A genomic window from Sorex araneus isolate mSorAra2 chromosome 2, mSorAra2.pri, whole genome shotgun sequence includes:
- the STX19 gene encoding syntaxin-19: protein MKDRLQELKQTTKEFELSSNRPVSTTEAEEQGTILQQAVIYEREPVAERHLQEIQKLKENINNLTDDVQKFGQQQKRLMASMRRFSVLKRESSIAKSIKNQAEYINRGLDDLVKEAKKSEVENGPSSVVTRILKSQHDAMFRHFQQTMYMYNDTIAAKQEKCKTFIFRQLEVAGKEVSEEEVNNMLHQGKWEVFNESLLTEISITRAQLSEIEQRHKELVNLENQIRDLRELFIQISLLVEEQGESINNIEMIMNGTKEYVNTTKEKFGLAVKYKKRNPCRVLCCWCCPWCGSK from the coding sequence atgaaagacCGACTACAGgaactaaaacaaacaacaaaggaaTTTGAACTCTCTAGCAATAGACCTGTGTCAACTACGGAAGCAGAAGAACAAGGAACGATTCTACAGCAAGCTGTTATTTATGAAAGAGAGCCTGTCGCTGAGAGACACCTACAAGAGATCCAAAAACTAAAGGAGAACATCAACAATTTGACTGATGATGTTCAAAAATTTGGGCAGCAACAGAAACGTCTGATGGCTTCAATGAGGAGGTTTAGTGTACTTAAGAGAGAGTCTAGCATTGCAAAATCGATCAAAAATCAAGCAGAATACATCAACCGAGGTTTGGATGATTTAGTCAAGGAAGCTAAAAAGTCAGAGGTTGAAAATGGCCCATCATCAGTGGTGACAAGAATCCTTAAATCTCAGCATGATGCAATGTTTCGCCATTTTCAGCAAACTATGTACATGTACAATGACACAATAGCAGCGAAGCAAGAGAAATGCAAGACGTTTATCTTCCGTCAGCTTGAAGTAGCAGGAAAGGAAGTATCAGAGGAAGAAGTAAACAATATGCTTCATCAAGGAAAATGGGAGGTTTTTAATGAAAGTTTACTTACAGAAATCAGTATCACTAGAGCACAACTCTCAGAGATTGAACAAAGACACAAGGAACTTGTTAATTTGGAGAACCAAATAAGGGATCTAAGGGAACTATTCATTCAAATATCTCTTTTAGTAGAAGAGCAAGGAGAAAGTATTAACAATATTGAAATGATAATGAATGGTACAAAGGAATATGTAAACACTACAAAAGAGAAATTTGGACTAGCTGTAaagtacaaaaaaagaaatccttgtaGGGTACTGTGTTGTTGGTGTTGtccctggtgtggctcaaaataa